GCGATTGACATTAAAATCACCGAAGTTCCTCCATAACTTATAAAAGGGAGGGGCACGCCGGTTAGCGGGATAATACCTGTTAATCCGCCTAAGTTAACGAACGTCTGCACACCTATCATACTGCCTATTCCTGCCGCAAGCATACGCGCGTGAGGATCTTTTGCCTTCAGCGCGATAATTAATGCGCGTAAAACGATAAACCCTAATCCTCCAATTACAACCGCCACACCTAGAATGCCTAATTCTTCTGATATGATAGCCATGATCACGTCGGTATGAGGTTCGGGTAGATAACCCATTTTTTGGATAGAGTTTCCTAGACCATGTCCTTTTACGCCTCCAGATCCAATCGCGATATACCCATTTGCAATTTGAAATCCTGATCCTTGAATATAATCAAATGGATTTAAATAAGATAATATCCTACCTTTTCGACTGTCCGTCATGATGTTATCCCATTTAAAATAAAGAAGGAGTGACACCAATAGTAAGCCTACAGAAATAATACCACTTAACTTTAAAAAAGTATTCTTATTTATCCCACTTGCGGCAATGACTGAAAATGCCCCGACAATTATAATCAGTGACGTACCCATATCCGTTTCTAACATAACCGAACCAATTACGATAACAAGAATTCCAATAGGTGGCATAATTGACTGGTTGATGCTGTCAATTGTACCTCTCTCATCTTTTTTTGCAAAAACACTAGCAAAATAAACGAGAATAATAATTTTCGCAAGCTCAGATGGTTGAAGATTGATACCAGCAAGATTGATCCAACTTTGTGCACCTAGCTGTTCTCTACCGTATCCAAATACATGCACAAGTCCCAGAAGTAGTAGCATGCCGATGACGGAAACAATCATTAGCTTTTTTCTCTTGTAATTTTTGTACGGAAAAAAAGCCGCAACGAAAAAGGCAGGAAATGCAATCGCTAAGTTGATGATTTGCTTTCGAAAGAAATGGTCAGGTTCAAAGTCATAATACCCTACCGCCCAGACGAGACTTGAACTATAAATCATGACAAGCCCGAATAAACATAAAATTAAGTAGGTGAAAAAGAGTGGAAAATCAAAATTTCTTACAAATTGTTTTACATAATTACGCATATAATAACCCTCTTTTTCCTAATCGATTCTATTCCGGTTTGTTTTCCTCAATTAGTTAACGTTTACATTTAACACTTCAACACATTTAGGAATTAAATTACAAACCAATTCCTAGAAATGCTAGTCATACAATTAACTACCAAAGATATTTAAACAAAAAACTCAAACTGTGTAGTTAAGTTTGAGTCTTCTGCTTATTCTTTTGTATATAAGTCGTGTAAGACTGTCATTTCTTTCTCAAGCGAAGAAAGTATTTCATTTCCTTGCTTTCGTTCTATTAGACCAAGTTTCACAGCAAAATCAATTTCCCGAGCCAGTCCAAACATTTGGGTGTCTAGCACCTCTTCATATAATGGACATTGAGGCATCGTCAAATGATCCATCTGTACTTTAATTAGTTGCGCGATTTTATCGGCATCTATTTGCAGTTGCTTCATGGCCTTTTCCTGATATGTTTCTTGTAATTCAATATCCATGAGGACGCCCCCATCAAGCTATTATTTCTTCTGTTGACTATTAATAAATTGTAGCTTTCACATCCGAAAATTGCAAGTGTTTCCTTTTTTAATTCACCGATTTGACACGCTTACCCTTTTCACATAATCAAGAAAAAGGTATACTGACAGTAGCTCGTTATTTATGTAGGGGGACACGAAAATGAAAACAGTCATTCAAATTACAGGAAACGTTCGTCATTCTATCACATTAGATCCAGGCATTTGGATTTTTGACGATCGTCGCATTGACTTAGATTCTTTTTTCACTCAAGATTATGTTGAGAAAGATGAACTTGAGGAATATAAAAAAGCAATTGGCAAGCATTGGTCTCGCGAAATTATGGAAGGAGCTACTTTCCCTCCAACTTTAGAAACGGAAAGACAATTTGAAGAGTCTAAAGATATTACTGGCACGTATGGGATTTATTTACATCATTTTCTAAAAAATGCGGAACCTAGTAAAGATGCAACGACAATTACATTTATCACTGAGGCAAATGAGGACATCTCCTATCCAATACAGATGGCAGATGAAATCATATTAAAATATAGCATTGACGGGAAGCCGATTCGTGAAGACGGTCCAGTACACGTTCTTCTAAAAGATGGTTCAAATCAAGACCAACCAATAAAAAACGTTATCGGTGTAGATATCGCTTAGTTTAGGAGGTACAATATATGCGCGTTAAATGTGTTATTTGCGATGCAATCAGTCAACTGCCTGATCACGATGCACTCGCAAAAAAATTACGTAACCGTCCGATTCATACATTTATGTGCGCCGATTGTAATACAAGAATCGAACAAAAAACTTTAGCACGTGTAGCAACCGGCAATTTTATTTTCCGACGAAGCTCACACCCAACAGAAAAAAACTTTTAACACTCACATTTAAAAGGCATTCGAGAAAAACTCGAATGCCTTCTTCATTGTAATACGCTTATGCAATAGAATCTGTTTCTTCACCTTTATACTCATTCATCCGACGTACACGATAAATAATTAAAATAAGGGCTGCAACAATTAACCCTTCGACAATTGGCAAGAAAAATGCTAGGAATGTCAATACAAGACATCCTAAAAATAGGAATGTATAGATAATTATACTTTGGTAAATTTTTAATTTCTTCGCGAAGCCTAGTTTATAAACTAATGCAGACATTAAGAAGACAATTGCAAAAAGTACATATCCAGCTAACGTATAATCCATATCACCGGTTACGGTAGATGAACCTAACATATCATAAATGAATCGTGAAATTCCCGACATCCGTCCAAATACAAACTCAGTTTCTTGAGGATTCATTTAACACATTCCTTTCATCATCATGACAAAAATCATTCTTTATTTTTTTGCGCTCTTTTCGCCGCACGATCACGTTCACTTTTCCCGAGAATTTTCTTACGCAAACGAATAGATAAAGGTGTTACTTCACAGTATTCGTCATCATTTAAGTATTGAAGAGATTCTTCAAGTGTCATGATTCTCGGCTTTTTAATATTGACAGTTTGGTCTTTTGTTGCAGAACGAATATTTGTCATTTGTTTTGCTCTTGTCAAATTGACCGTTAAATCATTATCTCGACTATTCTCTCCGACAATCATACCTTCATATACTTCAGTACCTGGCTCAACAAAAATTGTTCCACGCTCTTCCACATGTAAGATACCATAAGGAGTCGCCTTTCCGTTCTCCATTGATACTAGCACACCATGGGCACGTTCTCCGACATTTCCAGTCACCATTGGTTGATAACTTTCGAAAGTATGATTCAAAATACCATACCCTCTTGTCAGTGTCAGGAATTCAGTCGTATAGCCAATTAACCCACGAGCAGGAACGTTGAACAGTAAACGTACTGTGCCTGTCCCGTTATTAATCATATCAATCATTTCACCTTTTCGTTGACCAATTGACTCAATTACGGATCCCGTATGTTCCTCTGGCACTTCAATTTGTACTCTTTCTATCGGTTCACATTTCACACCATCGATTTCTCGTACAACGACTTGAGGTTTCGAAACTTGCAATTCATACCCTTCGCGTCGCATATTTTCAATTAATATTGATAAGTGTAATTCTCCTCGGCCCGATACAATCCATGAGTCTGCTCCCGATGACTCTACACGTAACGAGACATCTGTTTGAAGCTGTTGGTTTAAACGTTCCTCAATTTTGCTAGCAGTCACCCATTTTCCTTCACGACCCGCGAATGGACTGTTATTTACCAAAAACTGCATTTGTAAAGTAGGTTCATCAATATGAAGCGTTGGCAGTGCTTCAGGATGTTCAACCGGACAAATCGTATCACTTACATCAATGCCTTCAATCCCTGAGACCGCTACTAAATCACCTGCATATGCTTCTTGAATTTCTACTCGTTTCAACCCGAGGAAGCCTGATAACTTCGTAATACGGAAATTATTAATCGTTCCATCACGCTTAATTACGGATACTTGTTGTCCAACTTTTATCGTTCCACGGAATACTCGTCCAATTCCAATACGTCCAACATAATCGCTATAATCTAAGAGCGATACTTGGAATTGCAACGGCTCATCATGATTATCTATTGGTGCAGGAATATTTTCTAAAATGGCGTCATAAAGAACCTCTAAAGTGTCCTCTTGATCAGCAGGGTCTGGTGATAAACTTGCAGTACCATTGAATCCTGAAGCATAAATGACAGGGAACTCAAGTTGCTCATCATTTGCATCAAGTTCAATAAACAGCTCTAATACCTCATCTACAACTTCTTCAGGTCTTGCAAATTCACGATCAATTTTATTCACAACGACGATTGGTTTTATGTTTTCTTCTAATGCTTTTTTTAATACAAATCGAGTTTGCGGCATACAACCTTCGTATGAATCTACAACTAAAATAACTCCGTCAACCATTTTTAATATCCGTTCAACTTCTCCACCGAAATCCGCGTGTCCTGGTGTATCCAGAATATTAATCTTTGTGTCTTTGTATTTAATTGCTGTGTTTTTTGCTAAAATAGTTATTCCACGTTCACGTTCAATATCATCGGAATCCATTGCTCTCTCTTCCACTTGTTCATTTGTACGGAATATACCGGACTGCTTTAACAATTGGTCGACAAGTGTAGTTTTCCCGTGATCGACATGGGCAATAATTGCAATATTTCTTAAATCAGCACGTTCTGTTGTCATGATTTCACTCCATTAATCTTTTTAAGTATGCGTAACTGTGTTATTATAACATAAGAAACAATAATTTAGAATTTATCAGAATAGACGGAGGGTTTTGATTGAAAGATATTAAATGGATTTTCGTTCTATATTCAATTGCAGCCGTGTTAGCCATGTGCTCTATTGGTGTTTCAGTAGCGCTTAGCAGTTTTTTCGGCATTATCCTTTCCATCGTTGCATTAATTCTCATTATGGGATATGGATTTAAAACGAAAAAGAAAATGCGTGAATTGGGTACCCTTTAACATTTACAATGTAGTGTGGCAATTCGTTGAATAATGATACATATCCCCTATGCCGAAAATCCGCAATGATTTTCGGCATTTTAATTTCATCTTTTCTGCACGATATATTTTGTTAATAATTCATGATGCAAACCTTCACGTGCGACAATAAAAGGCTCTGGACCAAGTAAAGAAGGCGGTTCTCCTTCTAAATTTGTCGCAACTGCGCCAACCTCTTGTGCAATGACCTTGCCCCCTGCAATATCCCAAGGCGATAGCCGCATTGATACGTATGCACTTAATTTACCAGATGAAACGTATGCAAGCTCAAGCGCCGCCGAACCATAAGAGCGCGTTCCACGACAATGCTGAATTAAGCCAAGTAGCTTCTCGTGATCAATATAACGATTGGGTGCCACCCACCTTGCATTAATTCCGATGATTGCTTCTTGAATAGAGTCTTCCTCCAATTTAGGCAGTCGCTCATCATTTACATAAGCGCCTTCTCCTTTTTTAGCAGAATATAATTCATCTCTAATCACATCGTAAATATAGCCAAGTATTCCAACGCCGTCTTGATAAATTCCCAATGAAATTGCAAAATTACGTTTTTGGTGTACAAAATTCATCGTTCCATCGATTGGATCAACTATCCATATCGTTCCATTTAACGAATTAATTTCATCCCCAAACCCTTCTTCGCCCAATATCTTATGGCCTGGAAATGACGTTTGAATTTGTTTAATAAAAAACTGCTCAATCTCTTTGTCGATATTTGTCACTAAATCATTTGCATTTGATTTCGAGTCAATATGTATTTGATCAAAAAATGACAACCTTATCTTATGGCCAGCTTCTTTTATTAAAGATTTTGCATAACGATCAATTAATCCCCAGTCCAATTCATTTCAGCCCTTCCCTATTGCTCCTTTTATAAGTATAGCAAAAAAGACATTCGTTTACACAGTTCTCAATTTGAGATTGTGCAACCGAATGCCTTTTCTTCTTTCGAAACCATTACGCGAAACCATTTAACGTTTCTAGCTCACGATGGATTTCAGCTAGCCTTTTTTTACTTTTCTGCTGTTCCATTTCATCATTTTGCTGAATTGCATCGAACAAAGTCGCCAGCTCATAATCAAGTTCAAGTTGAAGTACTTTCACATATTCTTTCTCAACGTCCGCTTTTCGTATCACATGCACGACCTGTTTCATATAAAACACCCCTTGTAATTTTAATGTGTTTCATTACTCTGTCTATTACCATTAGGATATGCAGTTCAAGGAACATATTCTAGTCTTAAGCCTTGTGAAATTTATTATTCCCAAGTTTCTGTTATGATAAACGTAAATTATTTTAAGGAGTTTGAAACATGAATTCGAATCAATATTATTGGACAGCAGATGATTTCAATTTGTTCACAATAGAGGGGCTAGAGAACCGAATGGAAGCTTTGCAAACACTCGTACAACCTAAATTTGAATTACTCGGAAGGCGATTTGCAGATCTACTTTCCGCACATGGAAGTGGCGAATTTTTCCCACATGTGGCAAAACATGCTCGCCGAACTGTCAATCCGCCCACAGATAGCTGGGTCGCAATTGCACCTTCTAAAAGAGGTTATAAGGCTTTACCTCATTTTCAAATTGGACTTTGGAAAACGCATCTTTTCATTATCATTGCGGTCATTTATGAAAATCCAGATAAAAAAGGAATCGCTGAAAGGCTTGAAAAAAACACCAATCAACTTCTAGCTTTACCGGATACATTTATCATTTCCGGTGATCATATGAAACCCGACGCTCAGTGCATCAGCAAAGAAGTTCTTGAAAAATTATTAACGAGACTTCAAACAATAAAGAAAGCCGAGTTCCTAGTTGGACGTCACTTAACAAAAGAAGTTGCCGTCAAAATGACCGAAGAACACTTTCTAGATTTTGCCGAGGAAACGATTGACGAACTTCTGCCCATATATGATATCATTGCCGGAAGATTGTAAATGACCAGAAATGATTGCTTACGGTTAGTGTATGCAATTGCTTAAATTTATACCGATATACAAAGGATTATTTTAAAATAGCTGGATACTAATAAAAAAATGTAGACAAAGTCAACGTGGACTTTGTCTACTCATTTGATGTTCTCTATACATTTTTAAGTACCTTTGATGATTTTGTCACCTTCGCTATTTTGGGCTTCCCTCACAATCGGATAACTTCTATAGCCACTCGCTTGCTCAAACTCTCTAAACAACGTTTTTTCTTCTGATTTAGAAGGAACAATTTTCTTAAATTCACGATAAGCTTCCAATACTTCCGAACAATTTACGCCATCTTCGTATGCTTGTTCAATGACTGAATAAAAAGAAGTTACCGCGATAATTTCATTTGTTGACCAATCATCACGTAGCGGATAATTATAATCCATTAAAACTTCACCTCACATTATCCGAAATTCCAATTTCTCCGGATTTCTTCAGCTTCTCTAACCATTCGTTCAAATAATTCTGCAACTGAAGGAACGTCATGGATGAGTCCTGTTACCTGTCCAGCCCAACCAAAGCCACCTTCCACATCGCCATCATAAATAAACTTACGATTGGCTGCACCACTAATATAATCTTTTAATGCTTCATAGTCAGCTTTTTCGCTTTCCAATTGTAAGATTTTATCCGTCCACGGGCCTGCAATTGCACGCGCCGGCGCACCGAGTGTCCGTTTAATAATCGTCGTATCTGTTTCGTTGCTTGATAATAAAGCATCTATGTACGCTTCCGAGGCATGAACGCACTCTTTTGTCGCTATAAAACGCGTTCCCATCTCAATCCCTTCAGCACCTAGCGCATGCGCTGCCATCCAGCCACGACCATCACCTATGCCACCTGAAGCGATTACTGGGATTGACACTGCATCGACTACTTGAGGCGTCAATACCATCGTTCCAACATCATCACGTCCTAAGTGCCCGCCCCCTTCTTGTCCAACAACCATGACAGCATCCGCACCTAACTCTTCCGCTTTCATCGCTTGTCGCTTAGCTGCAACAAGCACAAGTGTCTTAACATCCGTGTCTTGAAGCTGTTCAAAAAAAGGTGTAGGATTTCCACCAGTTATCGACATCACTTCAACACCTTCTTCTAACGCAACATCAATCATATGTGAATATGGACGCCCACGCTGTCCAATGGCAAAGTTTACCCCAAATGGTTTATCTGTCATCTTTTTCACTTTTTGAATCTCTTCACGTAGCGCATCCGGAGAGTCCAAACTCATCGCTGTAATTTGCCCCAGTCCTCCTGCGTTTGATACCGCTGCGCACAGATCAGCATAAGCTAAATAAGCTAAACCACCTTGAATAATTGGATATTTAATCCCTAACCTTTCTGTTACCCTTGTTTTCCATTCCATTTTAGAATGCACCTCCACACAATACTCATTCGCCATGAATTAATAAAATCCTCTTAAAATGGTTGAATAATTCAATTTGGCCTTATCCAACATTTGTCTCGATTTATGAATTCATTCATGTGTTCACT
This window of the Sporosarcina pasteurii genome carries:
- a CDS encoding YlaH-like family protein — encoded protein: MNPQETEFVFGRMSGISRFIYDMLGSSTVTGDMDYTLAGYVLFAIVFLMSALVYKLGFAKKLKIYQSIIIYTFLFLGCLVLTFLAFFLPIVEGLIVAALILIIYRVRRMNEYKGEETDSIA
- a CDS encoding peptidyl-prolyl cis-trans isomerase — encoded protein: MKTVIQITGNVRHSITLDPGIWIFDDRRIDLDSFFTQDYVEKDELEEYKKAIGKHWSREIMEGATFPPTLETERQFEESKDITGTYGIYLHHFLKNAEPSKDATTITFITEANEDISYPIQMADEIILKYSIDGKPIREDGPVHVLLKDGSNQDQPIKNVIGVDIA
- a CDS encoding nitronate monooxygenase family protein; this encodes MEWKTRVTERLGIKYPIIQGGLAYLAYADLCAAVSNAGGLGQITAMSLDSPDALREEIQKVKKMTDKPFGVNFAIGQRGRPYSHMIDVALEEGVEVMSITGGNPTPFFEQLQDTDVKTLVLVAAKRQAMKAEELGADAVMVVGQEGGGHLGRDDVGTMVLTPQVVDAVSIPVIASGGIGDGRGWMAAHALGAEGIEMGTRFIATKECVHASEAYIDALLSSNETDTTIIKRTLGAPARAIAGPWTDKILQLESEKADYEALKDYISGAANRKFIYDGDVEGGFGWAGQVTGLIHDVPSVAELFERMVREAEEIRRNWNFG
- the typA gene encoding translational GTPase TypA, whose product is MTTERADLRNIAIIAHVDHGKTTLVDQLLKQSGIFRTNEQVEERAMDSDDIERERGITILAKNTAIKYKDTKINILDTPGHADFGGEVERILKMVDGVILVVDSYEGCMPQTRFVLKKALEENIKPIVVVNKIDREFARPEEVVDEVLELFIELDANDEQLEFPVIYASGFNGTASLSPDPADQEDTLEVLYDAILENIPAPIDNHDEPLQFQVSLLDYSDYVGRIGIGRVFRGTIKVGQQVSVIKRDGTINNFRITKLSGFLGLKRVEIQEAYAGDLVAVSGIEGIDVSDTICPVEHPEALPTLHIDEPTLQMQFLVNNSPFAGREGKWVTASKIEERLNQQLQTDVSLRVESSGADSWIVSGRGELHLSILIENMRREGYELQVSKPQVVVREIDGVKCEPIERVQIEVPEEHTGSVIESIGQRKGEMIDMINNGTGTVRLLFNVPARGLIGYTTEFLTLTRGYGILNHTFESYQPMVTGNVGERAHGVLVSMENGKATPYGILHVEERGTIFVEPGTEVYEGMIVGENSRDNDLTVNLTRAKQMTNIRSATKDQTVNIKKPRIMTLEESLQYLNDDEYCEVTPLSIRLRKKILGKSERDRAAKRAQKNKE
- a CDS encoding YlaN family protein, producing the protein MDIELQETYQEKAMKQLQIDADKIAQLIKVQMDHLTMPQCPLYEEVLDTQMFGLAREIDFAVKLGLIERKQGNEILSSLEKEMTVLHDLYTKE
- a CDS encoding YlaI family protein, which translates into the protein MRVKCVICDAISQLPDHDALAKKLRNRPIHTFMCADCNTRIEQKTLARVATGNFIFRRSSHPTEKNF
- a CDS encoding YlaF family protein, with product MKDIKWIFVLYSIAAVLAMCSIGVSVALSSFFGIILSIVALILIMGYGFKTKKKMRELGTL
- a CDS encoding FtsW/RodA/SpoVE family cell cycle protein encodes the protein MRNYVKQFVRNFDFPLFFTYLILCLFGLVMIYSSSLVWAVGYYDFEPDHFFRKQIINLAIAFPAFFVAAFFPYKNYKRKKLMIVSVIGMLLLLGLVHVFGYGREQLGAQSWINLAGINLQPSELAKIIILVYFASVFAKKDERGTIDSINQSIMPPIGILVIVIGSVMLETDMGTSLIIIVGAFSVIAASGINKNTFLKLSGIISVGLLLVSLLLYFKWDNIMTDSRKGRILSYLNPFDYIQGSGFQIANGYIAIGSGGVKGHGLGNSIQKMGYLPEPHTDVIMAIISEELGILGVAVVIGGLGFIVLRALIIALKAKDPHARMLAAGIGSMIGVQTFVNLGGLTGIIPLTGVPLPFISYGGTSVILMSIAVGILMNVSMFVKYENKKK
- a CDS encoding inositol monophosphatase family protein — translated: MDWGLIDRYAKSLIKEAGHKIRLSFFDQIHIDSKSNANDLVTNIDKEIEQFFIKQIQTSFPGHKILGEEGFGDEINSLNGTIWIVDPIDGTMNFVHQKRNFAISLGIYQDGVGILGYIYDVIRDELYSAKKGEGAYVNDERLPKLEEDSIQEAIIGINARWVAPNRYIDHEKLLGLIQHCRGTRSYGSAALELAYVSSGKLSAYVSMRLSPWDIAGGKVIAQEVGAVATNLEGEPPSLLGPEPFIVAREGLHHELLTKYIVQKR
- a CDS encoding YktB family protein, which gives rise to MNSNQYYWTADDFNLFTIEGLENRMEALQTLVQPKFELLGRRFADLLSAHGSGEFFPHVAKHARRTVNPPTDSWVAIAPSKRGYKALPHFQIGLWKTHLFIIIAVIYENPDKKGIAERLEKNTNQLLALPDTFIISGDHMKPDAQCISKEVLEKLLTRLQTIKKAEFLVGRHLTKEVAVKMTEEHFLDFAEETIDELLPIYDIIAGRL
- a CDS encoding UPF0223 family protein, whose translation is MDYNYPLRDDWSTNEIIAVTSFYSVIEQAYEDGVNCSEVLEAYREFKKIVPSKSEEKTLFREFEQASGYRSYPIVREAQNSEGDKIIKGT